Sequence from the Panicum virgatum strain AP13 chromosome 5N, P.virgatum_v5, whole genome shotgun sequence genome:
TATGTTCAAATTTGCTTATATCTTTTCGAAGCTTTGCCTGCCATGTCCCCAAGAGTTGCTTTGTATTATGAATGTGAGTAAATTACTAGTATTAAAAGGATAGAATCCTTCGGAAACAGACAAAATAGGAGGTGGCGGTAGTGCAGGTTTGGTTCTGGCAGGACTTTAATCCTGACCGGTGCTAGCTggtcttttttcttttgccagAGAAGGAAAGATATCACGTAGGGGCTTTCTCTTTTCAAATAAAGGAGCATCCGTAAGATAGGTCTATATTACGGCCTGCCGTAAATTAGCTACAATCCATGATTTTACGCAATCAGTGAACAGTACAAAAGGCATCCGTTGGCCTTGGAGTTCTTcagcgattttttttttttttgaaacgagaGTTCTTCAGCGATAACATATGAACTATGTGGGAGTCGCTCAAATGAGACATATACAAGAGACCTTGCTAATTGACACCTCTGTGACATGTTTCTAGATTGGCTATCATGAGATGATGATTTCACGGAACGCTATTAGTTCAGCTAAAAAGTTGAGCGCATGGGCGATCTTCTATTTTtgtcagaaaaaagaaaaaggcagGTCTCGGTTCTGTTTAGGCCCGTGTATACGAGCGTGAGCTTCAGTTGTAGTGATTCTTTGCCACCTCGCCTGCTACTGTGAACTGAACTTGAAAATCCTCAAAGAACGGCACAGGAGAAATGATTAAccgaattataatttggaagtGTGGCTATGTTCGAATTAAAAGCAAATTACTAAATGTTTCTGAATAATGGTCGCAAAATGAAAGCACGCAGCGCCATCTGCTGAAAAAAAGGAGGACGATCCGTATATATGAACAGAAGCGACAAAAAGTAAAATTGTTCCATCCCCTTTTGAAACAGGCCCCGTTGATCTCTGCTTTTTCACCGCCAAAGAGGCGAAATGCCGGTGAAAGAAAGCCGGAATCTTCAGTCCGGAGGTCGGAGGAAATGTTCTTGGCCAACGTTGACAGACATTCCAAATGCTGGCAGCAGGGCTAGCCGCAGAGGCCAGAGGGAGGAGCACGTCAACGACCTCAAGCAAGGAACACACACGTACCCACCCGGCCTCCAGCGATCCAGTATCCACGcccgagaaaaaaaagagaacgcCAGCAGCACGATAAGACGACGCAGACCGAAAGAGCACGGCGAATCAGATGCCTGGAACGGCCGAATGCCTCACGAAACCAGTTTCCCAATCACCTGCTGATCGTGTTCTTTCTCCCCGGGTGAATGCGAATCCCCTCCAGTAGTTATAAACGCAGAGAGCGGGCCAGCCATTGCAATTCGCAAGGAATCTAGTAGCCATCGGAATACCAGCCAAAGATCACCGAGCTCTCTCGATCATCTCCGGAGTTCAGGAGGCATGGCCGACGACCAGCAGCCGCCGGCGCAGCGGTACTGGTTCCCGTACTGGACCGcgcccccgcagccgccgccgccgcccgcgcccgctcCTCGGCCGGCGGTCCGCCCGCAGCTGTCGAGGCGGGACACCCGCCCGGCGCCCCCGGCGTCGCCGCCTCCTGTAACGCCATCCCCGTCGCGGCGGCAGTCGCAGCCTCACCCAtcagcgacggcgacggcgccggcatCCAGAGGCGCTGGAGGTGCCCCTTCTCCGCCGGTTCAGCCGCAGCCGACGCGGCTGTCGAGCAGGCCGTCCCCGTCGccggcccgcgcgccgcccctctcGCCCATCAGAGAGCCCAACGCTAGTGCATCTCCGGCGCCGGTTCCGGTACCTGTTGCCAAGGAGCCCAAGCCAGCTGCCACTCCTCATCCTACTGCCCATGAAGTTCCCAAGCAAAAAGACATCACCATCCCGCAGGAGAAAACCATCCGTGAACCGCCTGCAGACTCCAAGACACCCAGCAAGGCGGTAgagaaggagcaggagaaggaaaaagataaacagaagaagaaggaggaagacacagagaagaaggagaaggagaaggagaaagaaaaggagaaggagaaagaaaaggagcgagacaagaaggagaaagagcacaaggagaaaaaggagaaggatAAAGAAGAGATCAAAAGCAAAGAGGCAGCCGGCGAGCACAGCCATGGCAGCAAGCTACACAAGGAGCTCAAATCGGGCGTCGCGGACATGGTGCACAAGCTGAGCGCCTCGGCGCCgtcatccggcggcggcgaccacgaGCGCCCTGCCTCGGCCGCGGCAGGGACGACGGTCGTCACGCTGGCCGGCGAGAACAAGGGCGCGTCCATGAAGATAGACGGCGCCGCGGTGGCCGACGGCAAGGCTGACTCGGCGGCCGGGAAGGAGCGCCGCGGCCACAAGCTCGACGGCAGCGTCGCTGGCGGGAAGTCGCAGGCCCGGGGCAAGGGGCTGACGGCGTTCGTCAACAGCAACGTGCAGGTGATCAACAACTCGCTGCTGCTGCAGAGCTCCTGCAACAGCGGCGACCCGGGGGTGCACCTCAAGCTGGCCACCAAGTCCAAGAAGAagggggacggcggcgaggaagccgGAGGCAAGAGTGGCTCTGTTGCTGCGCCAAAGAAATGATCGAGCTCCAGGCCTCTAGCCATCGACCGCCCCTGGCTATCACGATCAAGGATCAACTGGCCAAATCAACCATCGATGTGCAAGCAAACAGAGTA
This genomic interval carries:
- the LOC120674559 gene encoding nucleolar protein dao-5-like — protein: MADDQQPPAQRYWFPYWTAPPQPPPPPAPAPRPAVRPQLSRRDTRPAPPASPPPVTPSPSRRQSQPHPSATATAPASRGAGGAPSPPVQPQPTRLSSRPSPSPARAPPLSPIREPNASASPAPVPVPVAKEPKPAATPHPTAHEVPKQKDITIPQEKTIREPPADSKTPSKAVEKEQEKEKDKQKKKEEDTEKKEKEKEKEKEKEKEKERDKKEKEHKEKKEKDKEEIKSKEAAGEHSHGSKLHKELKSGVADMVHKLSASAPSSGGGDHERPASAAAGTTVVTLAGENKGASMKIDGAAVADGKADSAAGKERRGHKLDGSVAGGKSQARGKGLTAFVNSNVQVINNSLLLQSSCNSGDPGVHLKLATKSKKKGDGGEEAGGKSGSVAAPKKPAAGAMRAITGAVVSSKSCSLSRAVSVLDEFYKSAASNLPSADCATYLLTAAEATREHMLFRRVLRANQQQGAANLEAYDYDGEREHQDRERKGDTAAPTGGSHRDSAAEVELDAAAGEKKSKKKKKNKEDGQQGRAVAGVESHIPSSPEIGKEKRKEKHSIKEITAHVKQEPVDKELLSEKNKKKKEKGRVKLEEEVRDVDEVGTKIVNDGWLDQNVAGGEKKRKKKKHEEEISSKVVKQEEKMVSDGDPDSEKKRKKKRGRGDNDDNMQEQVEHTKKKQRK